The bacterium genomic sequence CACGTCGACTCAGCGCTCCCGGGAAGCGTCATCGTGATTTCCTCGCCCCCGGGGACAACAACTGCGAACTGGGGCGGCCTCATGAGTACAAGAGCCAAGGCAATCGGGATGGCGGGCGCCGTGATCGACGGCCGGGCACGCGACATCGAGGAACATCGGGCGATGGGCTTCTTCGTCTTCGCGAGAGGGCTTTCCGTGCACGGAAGCGGGGGCTACACCACACCGGCCAGTGTGGGCGCGCCGGTGACCTGCGGAGGCGTAACCGTCCGGGAGGGAGACATCATCCTGGGTGATGTGAACGGGGTGGTCGTCATCCCGCAGGATCGGGCCGAGGAGGTCCTCGCGAAGGTAGAGGAATTGGCCCGAATCGAGGAGCGGATGACGGCCGATCTGGAAGGGGGCGCCACCATCGCGGAAACCTTCAAAAAGCACCGGGGGTAAGGATTTGCCTCTCCGAAACACCAGAGGCAAAGTCTGTTTCCTAAATGCCCCAAAATTCAGTAGACTGCGCCCGATAGATGGGGGGTAGTCCGGCCACCGGCTTTGTGCTTTCCTTGTGGCCCAGATACGGATGGCTAAGTTCCAAAATGGCCGAGAAAAAAAATCCAAAAGGGAATGGCGTATCCTCCCAGCAGAAACTTCGCGTCGGATCGGGCGGCGAGGAAGGGGGGAAAGGGCATGTCAAACTCCGTCCGATTTCCCTGTCCAACCTCCCCTGG encodes the following:
- a CDS encoding RraA family protein; translated protein: MSQQLIEKFCSYSTCQVADAFDKLKIKGHMPDIILLSPDAEHRMAGPAHTVQMVPAGGAAVPKLPGHHVDSALPGSVIVISSPPGTTTANWGGLMSTRAKAIGMAGAVIDGRARDIEEHRAMGFFVFARGLSVHGSGGYTTPASVGAPVTCGGVTVREGDIILGDVNGVVVIPQDRAEEVLAKVEELARIEERMTADLEGGATIAETFKKHRG